The Bombus fervidus isolate BK054 chromosome 6, iyBomFerv1, whole genome shotgun sequence genome contains a region encoding:
- the Teh4 gene encoding tipE homolog 4 phospholipid transfer protein — MGRKHKRRLIPEQDRRICGSICFCQFTIVISCVALVYLSVAIYMPSHRAFHAGIDPDPVMCQTINTTLANNCGWASCGEWCLTRTTGFCPQIHATVRRNGTDIVFENCTNFSSISCPQVNVASLKKYNCNNGSECSVLSGVFNCSLGHCVNISELMLCHHKADGIVVDSEKDNMKLNGFFSCQNSRCTKIKSRFNCDRYCPNIATSDVNVFLMQDDDVITAKCERGLALNKANGNLLGVRLTTPEEFWDDRNGSIVASCLVVNKEANEVRTQDCVNGTLLKEIPVPEPSINFTSFLNIYEKSLQYPVDPTNAYVPAQRSLTIYNSSRLYINFEGCVNTLKGECKDFLVTHGRDGDNQTAQSRYPCYYNKNNSLLVVARFDLNKTRTELLIAIIVPSGLFVISLTTLVIITRSVQVGDDAKMRCRYCVDKQEVEGEDEGLVEATPSSSQGQVNENEIKSMAL; from the exons ATGGGTCGGAAGCACAAACGTCGCCTGATACCGGAACAGGATCGCAGGATATGCGGAAGTATCTGTTTCTGTCAGTTCACCATTGTCATCAGCTGCGTGGCATTGGTTTATCTAAGCGTGGCAATCTATATGCCGTCCCACAG AGCCTTTCACGCTGGGATTGATCCGGATCCAGTCATGTGCCAAACCATTAATACCACCTTAGCCAATAATTGCGGCTGGGCAAGTTGCGGGGAGTGGTGCTTGACGAGAACCACAGGATTTTGTCCTCAGATTCACGCAACAGTAAGAAGGAACGGAACCGACATCGTTTTCGAAAACTGCACCAATTTCAGCAGCATATCCTGTCCACAG GTGAACGTGGCGTCTCTGAAAAAATACAACTGCAACAATGGTAGCGAGTGTAGCGTACTTTCGGGGGTGTTCAACTGCAGCCTTGGCCACTGTGTCAACATAAGTGAGCTGATGTTGTGCCATCATAAGGCTGACGGCATTGTTGTGGACAGCGAGAAGGACAACATGAAGCTGAATGGCTTCTTCAGCTGTCAGAACTCGAGATGCACGAAAATCAAAAGCCGCTTCAATTGCGATCGTTATTGCCCGAATATCGCCACGTCAGACGTAAACGTGTTCCTCATGCAGGACGACGATGTCATAACTGCGAAATGTGAACGCGGCCTAGCCCTTAACAAAGCAAATGGAAATCTGCTTGGTGTCAGATTAACTACGCCTGAAGAATTTTGGGACGATCGAAATGGAAGTATCGTTGCTAGCTGTTTGGTGGTGAACAAAGAAGCCAACGAAGTaag GACGCAGGATTGCGTGAATGGCACCTTATTAAAGGAGATCCCAGTACCTGAGCCGAGTATCAATTTTACGAGCTTTctgaatatatatgaaaagaGCTTACAATACCCTGTGGATCCTACGAATGCCTACGTGCCGGCACAACGATCGCTGACAATTTACAATAGTTCCCGCCTTTATATCAACTTCGAAGGCTGTGTCAACACCCTGAAAGGAGAATGTAAAGATTTTCTCGTTACTCATGGCCGGGATGGCGACAATCAGACGGCACAAAGTCGATACCCCTGTTACTACAATAAG AACAACTCGTTATTAGTCGTGGCACGTTTTGACCTGAATAAGACACGGACGGAATTGCTGATCGCCATCATCGTGCCATCGGGCTTATTTGTCATCAGTCTGACGACGCTCGTTATCATAACGCGATCGGTGCAGGTGGGCGACGATGCGAAGATGCGTTGCCGTTACTGCGTCGACAAGCAGGAGGTCGAGGGCGAGGACGAAGGACTCGTAGAGGCCACACCCTCCTCGTCCCAAGGTCAGGTAAACGAGAACGAGATCAAAAGTATGGCGCTTTAG
- the Teh2 gene encoding tipE homolog 2 phospholipid transfer protein isoform X1, which translates to MGAQEEDTKSSTLGGVLPVVEVASLMEKAKFYTSLCLGTTAILAVFAFLFLIPFVVEPAISTILADFSPHAVACVVTDHVYAEGLKNCSWASCREGCTSAALRCHQIRVNYTRLTFEEFVAKPLGSISWDVSDTKFLVNTEGCGYPPRVNCSDFAKKYGYSNMGKIFPCYYSRTHPETVVARYSWDENLRHLVLALVVPTVLFGVSLGVLCYWYCPPMGKSCGGPGRNLIDKYARKEDILGEDEFEEDEEEY; encoded by the exons ATGGGCGCCCAGGAAGAGGACACTAAGTCCAGCACCTTGGGTGGGGTGCTACCGGTGGTGGAAGTAGCGTCCTTGATGGAAAAAGCGAAATTTTACACGTCCCTCTGCCTGGGCACCACAGCCATCCTTGCTGTTTTCGCCTTCCTTTTTCTAATACCTTTCGTTGTGGAACCGGCAATTTCCACGATTTTGGCCGACTTTTCTCCTCACGCTGTGGCCTGTGTCGTCACTGATCATGTTTACGCCGAGGGACTAAAAAATTGCTCTTGGGCGAGCTGTAGAGAAG GTTGTACTAGCGCCGCGCTTCGTTGTCATCAGATCAGGGTGAACTATACGAGATTAACGTTCGAGGAATTCGTGGCAAAACCTTTGGGTTCCATTTCTTGGGATGTCTCGGACACGAAATTCCTCGTAAACACGGAAGGCTGCGGTTACCCACCCAGGGTGAACTGTTCCGATTTTGCTAAGAAATACGGATATTCGAACATGGGAAAGATATTCCCCTGCTATTACAGCAGAACACATCCAGAGACTGTCGTTGCAAG GTACTCTTGGGATGAAAATCTGAGGCACCTAGTGTTAGCGTTGGTGGTGCCTACAGTTCTTTTTGGAGTATCCCTCGGTGTATTATGTTATTGGTATTGTCCACCGATGGGCAAGAGCTGCGGAGGGCCAGGTCGTAACCTGATTGACAAGTACGCGAGGAAGGAAGA TATCCTGGGAGAGGACGAGTTCGAGGAGGACGAGGAAGAATACTGA
- the Teh2 gene encoding tipE homolog 2 phospholipid transfer protein isoform X2: protein MGAQEEDTKSSTLGGVLPVVEVASLMEKAKFYTSLCLGTTAILAVFAFLFLIPFVVEPAISTILADFSPHAVACVVTDHVYAEGLKNCSWASCREGCTSAALRCHQIRVNYTRLTFEEFVAKPLGSISWDVSDTKFLVNTEGCGYPPRVNCSDFAKKYGYSNMGKIFPCYYSRTHPETVVARYSWDENLRHLVLALVVPTVLFGVSLGVLCYWYCPPMGKSCGGPGRNLIDKYARKEE, encoded by the exons ATGGGCGCCCAGGAAGAGGACACTAAGTCCAGCACCTTGGGTGGGGTGCTACCGGTGGTGGAAGTAGCGTCCTTGATGGAAAAAGCGAAATTTTACACGTCCCTCTGCCTGGGCACCACAGCCATCCTTGCTGTTTTCGCCTTCCTTTTTCTAATACCTTTCGTTGTGGAACCGGCAATTTCCACGATTTTGGCCGACTTTTCTCCTCACGCTGTGGCCTGTGTCGTCACTGATCATGTTTACGCCGAGGGACTAAAAAATTGCTCTTGGGCGAGCTGTAGAGAAG GTTGTACTAGCGCCGCGCTTCGTTGTCATCAGATCAGGGTGAACTATACGAGATTAACGTTCGAGGAATTCGTGGCAAAACCTTTGGGTTCCATTTCTTGGGATGTCTCGGACACGAAATTCCTCGTAAACACGGAAGGCTGCGGTTACCCACCCAGGGTGAACTGTTCCGATTTTGCTAAGAAATACGGATATTCGAACATGGGAAAGATATTCCCCTGCTATTACAGCAGAACACATCCAGAGACTGTCGTTGCAAG GTACTCTTGGGATGAAAATCTGAGGCACCTAGTGTTAGCGTTGGTGGTGCCTACAGTTCTTTTTGGAGTATCCCTCGGTGTATTATGTTATTGGTATTGTCCACCGATGGGCAAGAGCTGCGGAGGGCCAGGTCGTAACCTGATTGACAAGTACGCGAGGAAGGAAGAGTAA
- the Teh3 gene encoding tipE homolog 3 phospholipid transfer protein — protein MPKQVPVENLVIPPQDGRICGTICICQMTAVLSSVALVYLTVAIYMPSTRAFQSGISEIPVMCTTIRAVNADNCEWGSCGEWCLSKTSGPCVQIHVNLRRNGSAIILANCTNTTNKTCYGIDQENAKKSKCIADECRNLTGTFNCTSGVCINITDAFECIFHDTDPPLKCSGRRGKITCIDIDGLFNCNRGTCERIRTPYNCDRRCVDIPTRNKNMILLSGDKVYLSQCERAIDVETNREIWHEDRGDVMMASCYGIFNSTLGVEAVDCINGSVLEKDLLSDLTNFTYLSYLNIFATKPLDETRMVAPPEQDLIIANESRLLINLEGCVNTLREECKEFLHVYGKDGSDHNARARFPCYYAEGNTGIVVSRFNLESTYKEFLIALVLPSVLFVISCLTLIFCQRTVVVGDDAKMRFKGTVGAGLTSIEKSASGNLGDAGGGNSAMAL, from the coding sequence ATGCCCAAGCAAGTGCCAGTGGAGAATTTGGTGATCCCGCCGCAGGACGGTCGGATATGTGGGACGATTTGCATCTGCCAGATGACGGCGGTGTTATCCTCCGTCGCTCTGGTTTATCTGACCGTGGCGATTTACATGCCGAGCACGCGAGCGTTTCAATCTGGTATCAGCGAGATACCAGTGATGTGCACGACAATACGCGCGGTCAACGCGGATAATTGTGAATGGGGCAGCTGTGGAGAGTGGTGCTTATCGAAAACATCCGGCCCTTGCGTCCAGATTCATGTAAATCTCCGCAGAAACGGCTCGGCGATCATATTAGCGAACTGTACCAATACCACGAACAAGACCTGTTACGGTATCGATCAGGAAAACGCGAAGAAATCGAAATGCATCGCGGACGAGTGTCGCAATCTCACCGGTACGTTCAACTGTACGTCTGGCGTATGCATTAACATCACAGATGCGTTTGAGTGTATATTCCACGACACGGATCCACCGTTGAAATGTTCCGGTAGACGCGGTAAGATAACCTGCATAGACATAGACGGTCTGTTTAATTGTAACCGTGGAACCTGCGAACGTATCAGAACACCCTACAATTGCGACCGTAGGTGCGTCGATATTCCGACCAGGaacaaaaatatgattttattgaGCGGCGACAAGGTTTATCTGAGTCAATGCGAGAGAGCTATAGACGTGGAGACGAATCGGGAAATCTGGCACGAGGATCGTGGTGACGTCATGATGGCGTCCTGTTATGGAATATTCAACTCCACCTTGGGCGTCGAAGCTGTTGATTGTATCAATGGATCCGTTTTAGAGAAAGATCTTCTCTCTGATCTGACGAATTTCACCTATCTATCATATCTCAACATATTCGCGACAAAACCACTGGATGAAACCAGAATGGTTGCTCCACCAGAACAAGATCTTATCATCGCTAATGAAAGTCGTCTGCTAATTAATCTTGAGGGTTGCGTCAATACTCTACGCGAGGAATGTAAAGAATTCCTTCACGTATATGGGAAAGATGGTTCTGATCATAATGCACGCGCTAGATTTCCATGTTATTACGCTGAGGGTAACACCGGAATCGTTGTATCCCGATTTAACCTGGAAAGCACTTACAAGGAGTTTCTAATCGCGTTGGTGTTGCCCAGTGTACTGTTCGTCATCAGTTGTCTGACGTTGATCTTTTGTCAGAGGACCGTGGTGGTCGGAGATGATGCCAAGATGAGATTTAAGGGCACAGTTGGTGCCGGCCTCACGTCGATAGAGAAGAGCGCTTCGGGTAACCTAGGGGATGCTGGCGGAGGAAACTCTGCTATGGCGCTCTGA